One Acidobacteriota bacterium DNA segment encodes these proteins:
- a CDS encoding proline dehydrogenase family protein, producing the protein MRSLLLAGSENRWLRTTAPKMWFVRRAVTRFMPGETIDEALPAARAQQQLGIGTVFTLLGESLVDPTEADAVRQHYLDVLDRVQQGGLDAEISVKPTQLGLDFSREACDAHLFALAERADALGNWLWIDMESTAYTDVTLDMYVKLRERFPHVGLCVQAYLFRTDDDLKRLIAIGGSVRLVKGAYREPPTLAYAAKRDVDEAYFRHAMMLVSPEARERGVRAIFGTHDPVLIRRITEAGAAAGVPKPRLEFQMLYGIQRGEQQRLAEAGYPFRVLIAYGHAWFAWYMRRLAERPANVLFVVKNLFSR; encoded by the coding sequence ATGAGAAGCCTCCTGCTCGCCGGGTCGGAGAACCGCTGGCTGCGCACCACCGCGCCGAAGATGTGGTTCGTGCGCCGCGCCGTCACCCGCTTCATGCCCGGCGAAACCATCGACGAGGCCCTGCCCGCCGCCCGGGCGCAGCAGCAACTCGGGATCGGGACGGTCTTCACCCTGCTCGGCGAGAGCCTGGTCGACCCCACCGAAGCCGACGCCGTCCGACAGCACTACCTCGATGTCCTCGATCGCGTCCAGCAGGGCGGACTCGACGCCGAGATCTCCGTCAAGCCGACGCAGCTCGGCCTCGATTTCAGCCGCGAGGCGTGCGACGCTCACCTGTTCGCCCTGGCCGAGCGGGCCGACGCCCTCGGCAACTGGCTCTGGATCGACATGGAGTCGACCGCGTACACCGATGTGACCCTCGACATGTACGTGAAGCTGCGGGAGCGCTTCCCGCACGTCGGACTCTGCGTGCAGGCCTACCTGTTCCGAACCGATGACGACCTGAAGCGGCTGATCGCGATCGGCGGGTCGGTCAGGCTCGTCAAGGGCGCGTACCGCGAGCCGCCGACCCTCGCCTACGCGGCCAAGCGCGACGTCGACGAAGCGTATTTCCGGCACGCGATGATGCTGGTGTCGCCGGAGGCGCGCGAACGGGGCGTGCGCGCCATCTTCGGGACGCACGACCCGGTGCTGATCCGGCGCATCACCGAGGCCGGGGCCGCGGCGGGCGTGCCGAAGCCACGCCTGGAGTTCCAGATGCTCTACGGCATCCAGCGGGGCGAGCAGCAGCGGCTGGCCGAGGCCGGCTACCCGTTCCGGGTGCTCATCGCCTACGGCCACGCGTGGTTCGCCTGGTACATGCGCCGGCTCGCCGAGCGCCCGGCGAACGTGCTCTTCGTCGTGAAGAACCTCTTCAGCCGATGA
- a CDS encoding chloride channel protein translates to MTPVDQAGDTGTATPGDTSDFETQRFLLLSILIGIFGGLLVVCFHIAIEVVAWRSLGLLPETGVWRAVLAPAAGGALAFALVRWVFPAARGSGVNYTKEALYSSNGRIPFSTVAGKFLACSVSLGSGNSLGPEDPALQMGAGVASLLGRAFRLTTYHLRLIAPVGAAAGIGAAFNTPITAVLFVIEEVIGGWNAAVLGSIVLSAVAAVVVSRSFLGDAPLFRAPVVGLEHPSELLVYAGLGLAVGLMAVAYVRIASGLRGHLRHAVPSRRIALPVAAGLFVGLVGLWLPQVLSVGYHTVDGALHSEFTWRMLLLLGLAKILVTSACFAAGTPGGLFAPTLFAGAMLGGAAGGLAIEYWPAPTGPLGTYVLVGMGAFFAAVFRAPMTSIFMVFEVSASYVVILPVMVANTMAYLISRRLQPISLFDLVARQDGLELPSGEDQREARVMRVEDALRRPPCGPVAPSESIDSALARLDAAGADLLVVRLGDGRWSVVRRELVEVAARTGTGHLSLHQVLAPRPLPKLHPDQTLDAALRLLRGTPLLPVVGRTRGDELLGVISLDDVLEVYGLRPRADSGPDVAVEPQ, encoded by the coding sequence GTGACGCCGGTGGACCAGGCGGGCGACACCGGCACCGCCACCCCGGGCGACACGAGCGATTTCGAGACGCAGCGGTTCCTGCTGCTCTCGATCCTGATCGGCATCTTCGGCGGCCTGCTGGTCGTCTGCTTTCACATCGCCATCGAAGTGGTGGCCTGGCGCAGCCTGGGCCTGCTGCCCGAGACGGGCGTCTGGCGCGCGGTGCTGGCGCCGGCCGCCGGCGGGGCGCTGGCCTTCGCGCTCGTGCGCTGGGTGTTCCCCGCCGCACGCGGCAGCGGCGTGAACTACACGAAAGAAGCCCTCTACTCGTCGAATGGCCGGATCCCGTTCAGCACGGTGGCCGGCAAATTCCTCGCCTGTAGCGTGTCGCTCGGCTCGGGCAACTCGCTCGGGCCCGAAGATCCGGCGTTGCAGATGGGCGCCGGCGTCGCCTCGCTGCTCGGCCGGGCCTTCCGCCTGACGACGTACCACCTTCGGCTCATCGCCCCGGTCGGCGCCGCCGCCGGCATCGGCGCCGCCTTCAACACGCCGATCACGGCGGTGCTGTTCGTGATCGAGGAGGTCATCGGCGGGTGGAACGCCGCCGTGCTCGGATCGATCGTGCTCTCGGCCGTCGCGGCCGTCGTCGTGAGCCGGTCGTTCCTCGGCGATGCGCCCCTCTTCCGCGCGCCGGTCGTCGGCCTCGAACACCCGTCGGAGCTCCTGGTGTACGCGGGACTCGGCCTGGCAGTCGGCCTGATGGCCGTGGCGTACGTCCGGATCGCGTCCGGACTGCGCGGCCATCTGCGGCACGCCGTGCCCAGCCGCCGCATTGCGCTGCCGGTCGCGGCGGGCCTCTTCGTCGGCCTCGTGGGCCTGTGGCTGCCGCAGGTGCTGAGCGTCGGCTATCACACGGTGGATGGCGCGCTGCACAGCGAGTTCACGTGGCGCATGCTGCTGCTGCTCGGCCTGGCGAAGATCCTCGTCACGTCCGCCTGCTTCGCCGCCGGCACGCCTGGAGGGCTGTTTGCGCCGACGCTCTTCGCCGGCGCGATGCTGGGCGGCGCGGCGGGCGGCCTCGCGATCGAGTACTGGCCGGCGCCCACCGGTCCGCTCGGCACCTACGTGCTCGTCGGCATGGGCGCGTTCTTCGCGGCCGTCTTTCGCGCACCGATGACGTCGATCTTCATGGTCTTCGAAGTCAGCGCCAGCTACGTGGTGATCCTGCCGGTCATGGTGGCCAACACGATGGCCTATCTGATCTCGCGGCGGCTTCAGCCGATCTCGCTCTTCGACCTCGTCGCTCGACAGGACGGCCTCGAGCTGCCATCGGGCGAGGACCAGCGCGAGGCGCGGGTCATGCGCGTCGAGGACGCGCTGCGACGCCCGCCGTGCGGCCCGGTCGCGCCGAGCGAGTCGATCGACAGCGCTCTCGCCCGCCTCGACGCGGCCGGCGCCGACCTGCTTGTCGTCCGGCTCGGTGATGGCCGGTGGTCGGTCGTGAGGCGCGAACTCGTCGAGGTGGCTGCGCGCACCGGGACCGGGCACCTCTCCCTCCACCAGGTGCTCGCGCCGCGGCCCCTGCCGAAACTCCACCCGGACCAGACCCTCGACGCGGCCCTGCGGCTGCTGCGCGGCACGCCCCTGCTGCCCGTCGTCGGCCGCACCCGCGGCGACGAGCTGCTCGGCGTCATCAGCCTCGACGACGTCCTCGAGGTGTACGGGCTGCGGCCGCGGGCCGACTCCGGCCCCGACGTCGCCGTCGAGCCGCAGTGA
- a CDS encoding amidase, protein MRRRDFLATGVAGAVAAAAVPGCGRSPAPDAGAPAATPASVPPFEFDEVDLAGLQQRMERGEATAEAIAEAYLARIDAIDRQGPTLGSVIELNPEALDIARALDRERRERGPRGPLHGVPILIKDNIDTADRMRTTAGSLALAEWTPPRDAFIVERLREAGVVPLGKTNLSEWANFRSTRSTSGWSARGGQTRNPYVLDRNPCGSSSGSGVAVSANLCVAAVGTETDGSVVCPAHNNGIVGIKPTVGLLSRSGIIPISASQDTAGPMARTVADAAALLAAMVGVDPRDEATAASRPHAGRDYDVASAPDALRGARIGVVRAYFGFHDRVDAVIEQALDAMRAAGAVLIDPVEIATLKAFGDAEFEVLLYEFKAGLNAYLGGLGAAAPARSLADLIAFNETNREREMPWFGQEIFERAEAKGPLTDQAYLEALATCRRATRDEGIDRVMSAHALDALVAPTGGPAWPTDPVNGDHFLGGSSSLAAVAGYPAVTVPAGFVFGLPVGLSFFGRAWSEPVLIRLASAFERATSARRPPAFAPTLSVAP, encoded by the coding sequence ATGAGACGACGCGATTTCCTCGCGACCGGTGTCGCCGGCGCCGTTGCCGCAGCCGCGGTGCCGGGGTGCGGTCGCTCGCCCGCACCGGACGCCGGGGCGCCGGCCGCAACGCCCGCCAGCGTTCCCCCCTTCGAGTTCGACGAGGTCGACCTCGCCGGACTGCAGCAGCGCATGGAGCGCGGCGAGGCGACGGCCGAGGCCATCGCGGAGGCATACCTCGCGCGCATCGACGCGATCGACCGCCAGGGGCCGACGCTCGGCAGCGTGATCGAGCTCAACCCGGAGGCCCTCGACATCGCCCGGGCCCTCGACCGCGAGCGGCGCGAGCGGGGCCCGCGCGGGCCGCTTCATGGCGTGCCGATCCTCATCAAGGACAACATCGACACGGCCGACCGCATGCGGACGACCGCCGGATCGCTCGCGCTCGCCGAGTGGACCCCGCCCCGCGACGCGTTCATCGTCGAGCGACTGCGTGAGGCCGGCGTGGTGCCGCTCGGGAAGACCAACCTGAGCGAGTGGGCGAACTTCCGGTCGACCCGCTCCACGAGCGGGTGGAGCGCCCGCGGCGGCCAGACGCGCAACCCTTACGTGCTCGACCGCAACCCGTGCGGGTCGAGTTCGGGCTCGGGCGTCGCGGTCTCCGCCAACCTGTGCGTCGCGGCCGTGGGCACCGAGACCGACGGGTCGGTGGTGTGCCCGGCACACAACAACGGGATCGTCGGCATCAAGCCCACGGTCGGGCTGCTGAGCCGCAGCGGGATCATCCCCATCTCCGCGAGCCAGGACACGGCCGGCCCGATGGCGCGAACCGTGGCGGACGCCGCAGCCCTGCTCGCGGCGATGGTCGGTGTCGACCCGCGCGACGAGGCCACCGCGGCCAGCCGCCCTCACGCCGGGCGCGACTACGATGTCGCCTCCGCCCCGGACGCGTTGCGGGGCGCGCGAATCGGTGTCGTGCGGGCCTACTTCGGCTTTCACGATCGCGTCGACGCGGTCATCGAGCAGGCCCTCGACGCGATGAGGGCCGCCGGCGCCGTCCTGATCGACCCAGTCGAGATCGCGACGCTGAAGGCGTTCGGCGATGCCGAGTTCGAGGTGCTGCTCTACGAGTTCAAGGCCGGGCTCAACGCGTACCTCGGAGGACTCGGGGCGGCGGCACCTGCCCGCTCGCTCGCCGACCTCATCGCCTTCAACGAAACGAATCGCGAACGTGAGATGCCCTGGTTCGGTCAGGAGATCTTCGAGCGGGCCGAAGCGAAGGGGCCGTTGACCGATCAGGCGTATCTCGAGGCCCTCGCGACCTGCCGGCGCGCCACACGGGACGAGGGCATCGACCGCGTGATGAGCGCGCACGCGCTCGACGCGCTGGTGGCACCGACGGGCGGGCCCGCGTGGCCCACCGACCCGGTGAACGGCGACCACTTTCTCGGCGGCAGCTCGTCGCTTGCCGCCGTCGCGGGCTATCCGGCCGTCACGGTGCCCGCGGGGTTCGTCTTCGGCCTGCCGGTGGGTCTCAGCTTCTTCGGCCGTGCGTGGAGTGAACCGGTGCTGATCCGCCTCGCTTCGGCCTTCGAGCGAGCGACGAGCGCCCGCCGCCCGCCGGCGTTCGCCCCCACGCTGTCAGTCGCCCCGTGA
- a CDS encoding M24 family metallopeptidase, translating to MAVTTLAATAFGQGPRPVVTPERIRALDEREWRVKSEKMRAHLLPLMRKHGVDLLVVMSRENAVDPVVSLFGGHGVTGWYGHRNAYLFFDPGGDRPLETTALGTHLSGHLSRFYDTIRNYGEEGLAPHLKRYVDDRRPRRIAVNRSRTISMFDGLTVSLNDYLVDAIGPEHAAKLTSSEPLLVEYASVHTAEEHDIAREASRGTFDILRRAFSNEAITPGRTRLMDLHYWITAERKIQGFEFNFPASLDLQRPDGLSLDDADDPVVERGDLLHVDFGVTLSGIVTDQQKMAYVLKEGETAPPAGLVKAFAESQRAAAIVLEEMKPGRTGIEIKRAAESRASAEGLQVLVYSHVQGYWVHDAGVWMIHDWPERYGDHPRFRLLGGEWISLEFSTTTAVPEWGGQAVRMMREEDVLVHPDGRTEYLSGPQTELWTIR from the coding sequence ATGGCGGTCACGACCCTCGCGGCGACGGCGTTCGGGCAGGGGCCGCGGCCCGTCGTGACGCCCGAGCGGATCCGCGCGCTCGACGAGCGGGAGTGGCGGGTCAAGTCCGAGAAGATGCGCGCGCACCTCCTGCCGCTGATGCGCAAGCACGGCGTCGATCTCCTCGTGGTGATGAGCCGGGAGAACGCCGTCGACCCGGTCGTCTCACTCTTCGGCGGCCACGGCGTCACCGGCTGGTACGGCCACCGGAACGCCTACCTGTTCTTCGACCCGGGCGGGGACCGCCCGCTCGAGACCACGGCGCTCGGCACGCACCTGTCGGGCCATCTCTCGCGCTTCTACGACACGATCCGGAACTACGGCGAAGAAGGACTCGCGCCGCACCTCAAGCGGTACGTCGACGACCGCCGGCCCCGCCGCATTGCCGTCAACCGGTCCCGCACCATCAGCATGTTCGACGGTCTGACGGTTTCGCTGAACGACTACCTGGTCGACGCCATCGGTCCGGAACACGCCGCGAAGCTCACCTCGTCCGAGCCGCTGCTCGTCGAGTACGCCTCGGTCCACACCGCGGAGGAGCACGACATCGCCCGGGAGGCCAGCCGGGGCACCTTCGACATCCTCCGGCGCGCCTTCTCGAACGAGGCCATCACGCCCGGCCGCACGCGCCTGATGGACCTGCACTACTGGATCACCGCCGAGCGCAAGATCCAGGGGTTCGAGTTCAACTTCCCGGCGTCGCTCGACCTCCAGCGGCCGGACGGCCTCTCGCTCGACGATGCCGACGATCCGGTCGTCGAGCGCGGAGACCTGCTGCACGTGGACTTCGGCGTGACGCTGTCGGGCATCGTCACCGACCAGCAGAAGATGGCGTACGTGCTCAAGGAGGGCGAGACGGCGCCGCCCGCCGGCCTCGTGAAGGCGTTCGCCGAGTCGCAGCGTGCGGCGGCGATCGTGCTCGAGGAGATGAAGCCGGGCCGGACCGGGATCGAGATCAAGCGCGCCGCCGAATCGCGGGCCAGCGCCGAGGGCCTGCAGGTGCTCGTCTACTCGCACGTGCAGGGGTACTGGGTGCACGATGCCGGCGTCTGGATGATCCACGACTGGCCCGAGCGCTACGGCGACCATCCCCGCTTCCGCCTCCTCGGCGGCGAGTGGATCTCGCTCGAGTTCTCGACGACGACTGCGGTGCCGGAATGGGGCGGGCAGGCCGTGCGGATGATGCGCGAGGAGGACGTGCTCGTGCATCCCGACGGCCGGACCGAGTACCTCTCGGGACCGCAGACGGAGCTCTGGACGATCCGCTGA
- a CDS encoding tetratricopeptide repeat protein produces the protein MVGRSVGPYQLVRRLGAGGMGEVYLARDSRLQRQVAIKSLTSAGLTEPEARGRVLREARAAAALNHPNIATIHDVVEADDRAYIVMEFVEGRTLSARIAEGALPVGEAVAIGLQLAEALDAAHARGIVHRDLKPANICQTASGTIKVLDFGLARRAAPSTELAHTTATHDTFHGQTAGTPGYMAPEQVLGQPTDVRTDIYSAGVVLYELLTGRRPFDGPDTLAIAVATVSADPPPLLIVNPEVPSAIAEVVARAMARDPAARYPSARALAAALAGAQGSAATAPMAARGTRASVSEAPAAASTSAPRTRRRLLAAGVVLGVVAIVAVALATRWPRAAPEAVAGVPVVAVLPFLSDGDVPANEALAAGFSDVLVATLSKLPEVGVISSAATRDFRDPGRDLARIAQSLGASFVVDASLQRVADRIRVTVTLVGAGSNLVAWSDHVDGTIDEVFDVQRRLATGLAEGLRLRLSPASLTELSSTPTSDREAFTDYARGRALLERQDVPGHVDGAIDAFRAAASRDPEFALAHAGLAEAYWARYEDTRDTAWAPLAVAAAERAAALDPASPRVIVSMGRIYAGTGRTNEAIEAYRRAMALQPHDDEVHRLLGRVFERAGRAKEAQEAYERALAIRPGSWHNHSELGAFHFGAGRYADAAESFRRVTELAPDNAWGFVNLGAAYHALDDRTRALEYYQRAVAISKIETAYSNIGALLYHEGRFGEARAAFEQAIALAPRRPTYHRNLGDVLMRLGRSTDARASFERAAELAADSLKVNPGDARQLAFLAVVEAKLGRHEAALADAERAVQLAPEAGDVRYRLGVVQALSGAHDRALATLAEAVSLGYSVTLLRADDDLAPLRSHPAYERLTSVSDFTKEDP, from the coding sequence GTGGTCGGACGCTCGGTCGGGCCCTATCAGCTGGTCAGGCGTCTCGGTGCCGGCGGCATGGGCGAGGTTTATCTCGCTCGGGATTCGCGGCTCCAGCGGCAGGTCGCGATCAAGAGCCTGACGAGCGCGGGGCTGACCGAACCCGAGGCGCGCGGCCGCGTGCTGCGCGAGGCCCGGGCCGCGGCCGCCCTGAACCATCCCAACATCGCGACGATTCACGATGTCGTCGAGGCCGACGACCGCGCGTACATCGTCATGGAGTTCGTGGAGGGCCGCACCCTCTCGGCCCGGATCGCCGAGGGGGCCCTTCCCGTCGGCGAGGCCGTCGCCATTGGCCTGCAGCTCGCCGAGGCGCTCGACGCGGCGCACGCGCGAGGCATCGTGCACCGCGATCTGAAGCCCGCCAACATCTGCCAGACCGCATCGGGCACCATCAAGGTGCTCGACTTCGGCCTCGCGCGGCGCGCCGCGCCGTCCACGGAACTTGCGCACACCACGGCCACGCACGACACGTTCCACGGCCAGACGGCCGGTACGCCGGGGTACATGGCGCCAGAACAGGTGCTCGGCCAGCCGACCGACGTACGCACCGACATCTACTCGGCGGGCGTGGTGTTGTACGAGCTGCTGACCGGCAGGAGGCCGTTCGATGGCCCCGACACGCTCGCGATTGCGGTCGCGACCGTCTCGGCCGACCCGCCACCGCTGCTCATCGTCAACCCGGAGGTCCCGTCGGCGATTGCCGAGGTCGTCGCCCGTGCCATGGCGCGCGATCCGGCCGCCCGCTACCCTTCGGCGCGCGCGCTCGCCGCCGCGCTGGCCGGCGCGCAGGGGAGCGCGGCAACGGCGCCGATGGCGGCCAGGGGAACGCGCGCGTCCGTGTCCGAGGCACCGGCCGCTGCCTCGACGTCAGCGCCGCGCACCCGACGGCGCCTGCTGGCGGCCGGCGTGGTCCTCGGCGTCGTGGCCATCGTCGCGGTCGCCCTGGCAACGAGGTGGCCACGCGCGGCGCCCGAAGCGGTGGCGGGCGTTCCGGTCGTCGCCGTGCTTCCGTTCCTGAGCGACGGCGACGTCCCCGCCAACGAGGCGCTGGCGGCCGGCTTCTCGGACGTCCTCGTGGCCACGTTGTCGAAGCTGCCGGAGGTGGGCGTCATCTCGTCGGCGGCCACGCGCGATTTCCGCGACCCGGGCCGGGACCTCGCGCGCATCGCCCAGTCGCTCGGCGCCTCCTTCGTCGTCGACGCCTCGCTGCAGCGCGTGGCCGATCGGATCCGGGTCACCGTCACGCTGGTCGGCGCCGGGTCGAACCTCGTCGCGTGGAGCGACCACGTCGACGGCACGATCGACGAGGTGTTCGACGTGCAGCGCCGCCTGGCGACCGGTCTGGCCGAGGGACTGCGGCTTCGCCTCTCGCCGGCGAGCCTGACCGAGCTCTCGTCCACGCCCACGTCGGACCGTGAGGCCTTCACCGACTACGCGCGGGGCCGCGCGCTGCTCGAGCGCCAGGACGTCCCGGGCCACGTCGACGGCGCCATCGACGCGTTCCGGGCGGCGGCCTCGCGCGACCCGGAGTTCGCCCTCGCGCACGCCGGGCTCGCCGAGGCGTACTGGGCACGGTACGAGGACACCCGCGACACGGCCTGGGCGCCACTCGCCGTGGCCGCCGCCGAGCGTGCCGCGGCGCTCGACCCGGCGTCGCCCCGGGTCATCGTCTCGATGGGAAGGATCTATGCCGGTACCGGGCGCACCAACGAGGCCATCGAGGCCTATCGCCGCGCGATGGCCCTGCAGCCGCACGACGACGAGGTCCACCGCCTGCTCGGCCGTGTGTTCGAGCGGGCCGGCCGCGCGAAGGAGGCGCAGGAAGCCTACGAGCGGGCCCTCGCGATCCGCCCGGGCTCGTGGCACAACCACAGCGAACTCGGCGCGTTTCATTTCGGCGCCGGGCGTTACGCGGATGCCGCCGAGTCGTTCCGGCGGGTGACCGAGCTCGCCCCGGACAACGCCTGGGGATTCGTCAACCTCGGCGCGGCGTACCACGCCCTCGACGACCGCACCCGAGCCCTGGAGTACTATCAGCGCGCCGTGGCCATCTCCAAGATCGAAACGGCGTACTCGAATATCGGGGCCCTCCTCTATCACGAGGGGCGGTTCGGCGAGGCGCGGGCGGCTTTCGAGCAGGCCATCGCGCTCGCCCCGCGGCGCCCCACGTACCATCGCAACCTGGGCGACGTGCTCATGAGGCTCGGCCGCTCGACCGATGCCCGCGCGTCGTTCGAACGCGCTGCCGAGCTCGCGGCCGATTCGCTGAAGGTCAACCCGGGCGATGCCCGGCAGCTGGCGTTCCTGGCCGTGGTCGAGGCCAAGCTCGGACGCCACGAGGCCGCGCTCGCGGATGCGGAGCGGGCGGTCCAGCTCGCGCCGGAGGCGGGCGACGTCCGCTACCGCCTGGGTGTCGTGCAGGCGCTCTCTGGCGCGCACGATCGTGCCCTCGCGACGCTGGCCGAGGCCGTCTCGCTCGGCTACAGCGTCACACTGCTCCGCGCCGACGACGACCTCGCACCGCTGCGGAGTCACCCGGCCTACGAACGTCTGACATCCGTGTCCGATTTCACCAAGGAGGATCCATGA
- a CDS encoding helix-turn-helix domain-containing protein, with translation MSVWGDGIRALLDERGVTQTELARHAGISRSTLQHVLHGGHCGTETLERIAAAFDVSLAELFNGVVDIGHRRDRLIAAVLRELSDAVSQAVLEDLDRRRKKRRDRPRGDVRLPF, from the coding sequence ATGAGCGTGTGGGGAGACGGGATCCGGGCACTGCTCGACGAGCGCGGCGTGACGCAGACCGAGCTGGCGCGTCATGCGGGCATCAGCCGGAGCACGCTGCAGCACGTGCTGCACGGCGGGCATTGCGGGACCGAGACGCTCGAGCGGATCGCGGCGGCCTTCGATGTGTCGCTCGCCGAGCTCTTCAACGGCGTCGTCGACATCGGGCACCGGCGCGACCGCCTGATCGCCGCCGTGCTGAGGGAGCTGTCCGACGCCGTTTCGCAGGCGGTGCTCGAGGACCTCGACCGGCGGCGCAAGAAGCGGCGCGACCGCCCGCGAGGCGACGTGCGGCTGCCGTTCTGA
- a CDS encoding VWA domain-containing protein has protein sequence MGVRARRTRLAAGSALALGGALLIASVSTSGEVPQPVGSPSPGQSAPRQPQEATEPPQLPPFRVEATYVRVDAYVTEDGEPVRDLTVDDFEILEDGVLQSIEQFELVEVRPAGPQATRREPRTVAESRDMAADPRARVFVLYLDVYHIGLAGAHNVRRALANSLDRIIGPDDLIGVMTPYMSAADVTLARRTDTIEALLERWWEYGLRDQPNRRDPEEDSYEMCYPEVTPGVSCRLMGREVEEPANFYAGIAREMVERRRESLALAGLSDLVTWLRGVREERKAVLVVSDGWQLFRPNHALTRRSPCEPPPEIPAPRTDPTGRLGVFERDRGPFHLSKAQCELDRQRLSQADIEQDYHDLLDRANRSNVTFYPIDPRGLPAWDTSLGESVSMVGGGRRPFTVEEDRRRLTTRNESLRSLATATDGVAVVNSNDLEAGLRRVVADLTTYYLFGYYSTNDALDGSFRRITVRVKRPGVEVRARRGYRAATPGELGTSAPSTEAPDAEAVALSTALGTLAAMRPDVRIKTHAAWAPGPSGGTTVFVTLEVDPAAMVRTPELAGGGDLSVTLSDGTGRPLGETAARLAAGGRLATLTFETAALSPGELVVRSHFTPQAGGLPFADVTRVPVDPSSAAHGSARLFRRGPATANRFEPTADLRFRRAERFRVELPIGPGAETAADLLDRDGKALAVPVTTNVRDDNGHRWAVAEVALAPLAAGEYVLRLTVERSGASERLLTPLRVVP, from the coding sequence ATGGGTGTGCGCGCGCGCCGAACCCGTCTCGCCGCTGGTTCCGCTCTGGCGCTCGGCGGGGCGCTCCTCATCGCATCGGTCTCGACGTCCGGGGAGGTGCCGCAGCCGGTCGGGTCGCCTTCTCCGGGCCAGTCCGCGCCTCGCCAGCCGCAGGAGGCCACCGAGCCGCCACAGCTGCCACCCTTCCGCGTCGAGGCCACCTACGTCCGCGTCGACGCCTATGTGACCGAAGACGGCGAGCCCGTGCGCGACCTGACCGTGGACGACTTCGAGATCCTCGAAGACGGCGTGCTGCAGTCGATCGAGCAGTTCGAGCTGGTCGAGGTCCGGCCGGCGGGACCGCAGGCCACTCGCCGTGAACCGCGGACGGTGGCCGAATCGCGCGACATGGCCGCCGACCCGCGCGCCCGGGTGTTCGTGCTCTATCTGGACGTCTATCACATCGGCCTCGCCGGGGCGCACAACGTCCGGCGGGCGCTGGCCAACTCGCTGGATCGCATCATCGGCCCCGACGATCTGATCGGCGTCATGACGCCATACATGTCGGCCGCCGACGTGACACTGGCTCGCCGGACCGACACCATCGAGGCCCTGCTCGAGCGGTGGTGGGAGTACGGCCTTCGCGACCAGCCGAACCGGCGCGACCCCGAGGAAGACTCCTACGAGATGTGCTACCCGGAGGTCACACCGGGCGTCAGCTGCAGGCTCATGGGCCGGGAGGTCGAGGAGCCGGCCAACTTCTACGCCGGCATCGCGCGCGAGATGGTCGAACGGCGGCGCGAGAGCCTCGCCCTGGCCGGCCTGTCGGATCTCGTGACCTGGCTCCGCGGCGTCCGCGAGGAGCGAAAGGCCGTGCTCGTCGTGAGCGACGGCTGGCAGTTGTTCAGGCCGAACCACGCCCTCACGCGACGTTCGCCTTGCGAGCCGCCGCCCGAGATCCCGGCGCCGCGCACCGATCCGACCGGACGGCTGGGTGTGTTCGAGCGCGACCGCGGGCCGTTCCACCTCTCGAAGGCGCAGTGCGAGCTCGACCGGCAGCGCCTGTCGCAGGCCGACATCGAGCAGGACTACCACGACCTGCTCGACCGCGCGAACCGGTCCAACGTGACGTTCTACCCGATCGATCCGCGCGGCCTGCCCGCCTGGGATACGTCGCTCGGGGAGAGCGTGAGCATGGTGGGTGGTGGCCGGCGCCCGTTCACCGTGGAGGAAGATCGCCGCCGGCTGACGACGCGCAACGAGAGCCTGCGGTCGCTCGCGACCGCCACCGACGGCGTCGCCGTCGTCAACAGCAACGACCTCGAGGCCGGGCTGCGCCGCGTCGTCGCCGACCTGACCACGTATTACCTCTTCGGGTACTACTCGACCAACGACGCGCTCGACGGGTCGTTTCGACGCATCACGGTGCGCGTGAAGCGGCCGGGCGTCGAGGTGCGCGCGCGGCGGGGCTATCGTGCGGCCACGCCCGGCGAGCTCGGGACGTCGGCGCCGTCGACCGAGGCGCCCGATGCCGAGGCCGTCGCTCTGTCCACGGCCCTCGGGACCCTCGCGGCGATGCGGCCGGACGTCCGCATCAAGACCCACGCGGCGTGGGCGCCGGGCCCTTCGGGCGGCACGACGGTCTTCGTCACGCTCGAAGTCGATCCGGCGGCGATGGTCCGCACGCCAGAACTGGCAGGAGGCGGCGACCTCTCCGTCACGCTCAGCGACGGAACGGGGCGCCCCCTGGGCGAGACGGCGGCGAGGCTCGCTGCCGGCGGGCGCCTGGCGACGCTGACGTTCGAGACGGCCGCGCTCTCACCGGGGGAACTCGTCGTCCGGTCGCACTTCACGCCGCAGGCCGGCGGGCTGCCGTTTGCGGACGTGACGCGCGTGCCCGTGGACCCGTCGTCGGCCGCGCACGGGTCGGCGCGACTCTTCAGGCGCGGCCCGGCCACCGCCAACCGGTTCGAGCCGACCGCCGATTTGCGCTTCCGCCGGGCCGAGCGTTTCAGGGTCGAGCTGCCAATCGGACCGGGCGCCGAGACGGCCGCCGACCTGCTCGACCGCGACGGCAAGGCACTCGCCGTCCCGGTGACCACGAACGTGCGCGACGACAACGGGCATCGCTGGGCCGTGGCCGAGGTCGCGCTGGCGCCGCTCGCTGCCGGCGAGTACGTCCTTCGGCTGACGGTCGAGCGGTCCGGGGCCAGCGAGCGGCTGCTCACGCCGTTGCGTGTCGTGCCGTGA